Proteins encoded in a region of the Thermocaproicibacter melissae genome:
- the lepA gene encoding translation elongation factor 4: MEIPRKNIRNFCIIAHIDHGKSTLADRILELTDSVPLREMEDQILDDMELERERGITIKAHAVTLLYHAKNGEDYIFNLIDTPGHVDFNYEVSRSLAACEGAILIVDASQGIEAQTLANTYLAVDAGLEIIPVINKIDLPSAQPEKVRKEIEDIIGIPADEAPCISAKLGTNVEAVMEQIVKNVPPPKGDENAPLKALIFDSYYDSYKGAVAHVRVFDGTVKPGDTIRMMSTGSEFTVVDCGFMRATKFEPTDCLRAGDVGVLSASIKAVREARVGDTITLADNPAKEPLPGYRPAQPMVFCGIYPADGAKYPDLRDALEKLQLNDAALSYEPETSAALGFGFRCGFLGLLHMEIVQERLEREYSLDIITTAPSVVYRLKLTDGSTVEIDNPTNYPDPSKISEAYEPIADAHIYTPKDYVGSIMDLCQERRGTFLDMNYLDTDRVDIHYELPLNEIVYDFFDALKSRTRGYASFDYELSGYKKSSLVKLDILLNGETVDALSFIIHSEKAYPRARKMVEKLKEKIPRQLFEVPIQACVGGRIIARETVKALRKDVLAKCYGGDISRKKKLLEKQKEGKKRMRQLGTVEVPQEAFMSVLKLDE; encoded by the coding sequence TTGGAAATACCCCGCAAGAATATTCGCAATTTCTGCATTATTGCACACATAGACCACGGCAAGAGTACACTTGCCGACCGGATATTGGAGCTGACCGACTCCGTTCCTCTGCGCGAGATGGAAGACCAGATTCTCGACGACATGGAGCTTGAGCGTGAGCGCGGTATCACCATCAAAGCGCATGCCGTAACCCTTCTTTATCACGCCAAAAACGGGGAAGACTACATTTTCAACCTCATTGATACGCCGGGCCATGTAGACTTCAACTATGAGGTTTCGCGCTCCCTTGCCGCGTGCGAAGGCGCCATCCTCATCGTGGATGCCTCGCAGGGCATTGAAGCGCAGACGCTTGCCAACACATATCTCGCCGTAGACGCGGGACTTGAAATCATCCCCGTCATCAATAAAATCGACCTTCCGAGCGCGCAGCCCGAAAAGGTGCGCAAGGAAATTGAAGACATCATCGGAATTCCCGCCGATGAAGCGCCGTGCATCTCCGCAAAGCTCGGTACGAACGTCGAAGCCGTCATGGAGCAGATCGTTAAAAATGTTCCGCCGCCGAAGGGCGACGAAAACGCGCCGCTCAAAGCGTTGATTTTCGACTCCTACTACGATTCCTACAAAGGCGCGGTGGCGCACGTTCGCGTGTTTGACGGAACCGTGAAGCCGGGCGACACCATCCGCATGATGAGCACCGGCAGCGAATTTACCGTAGTGGACTGCGGCTTCATGCGCGCTACGAAATTCGAGCCGACCGACTGCTTACGCGCAGGCGACGTCGGTGTGCTTTCCGCTTCCATTAAAGCGGTGCGCGAGGCACGCGTGGGCGACACCATTACATTGGCGGACAACCCTGCCAAAGAGCCGCTGCCCGGCTACCGCCCGGCGCAGCCGATGGTTTTCTGCGGCATTTATCCGGCGGACGGCGCCAAATACCCCGACCTGCGCGATGCGCTCGAAAAGCTGCAGCTCAACGATGCGGCGCTCAGCTATGAGCCGGAGACCTCTGCGGCGCTCGGCTTTGGCTTCCGCTGCGGATTCCTCGGCCTGCTGCACATGGAAATCGTGCAGGAGCGTCTGGAACGCGAGTATTCGCTTGACATCATTACCACCGCGCCGAGCGTGGTCTATCGTCTCAAGCTCACCGACGGTTCCACGGTGGAAATCGACAACCCGACGAATTATCCCGACCCCTCCAAAATCTCGGAGGCGTACGAGCCGATTGCGGACGCGCACATCTACACCCCGAAGGATTACGTCGGCAGCATCATGGACCTTTGTCAAGAGCGGCGCGGCACGTTCCTCGATATGAATTACCTTGATACGGACCGCGTGGATATCCACTATGAGCTTCCGCTCAACGAAATCGTCTATGACTTCTTTGATGCGCTCAAGAGTCGCACGCGCGGTTATGCGTCGTTTGACTATGAGCTTTCGGGCTACAAGAAGAGCAGCCTCGTGAAGCTCGACATCTTGCTCAACGGCGAAACGGTAGACGCGCTTTCGTTCATCATTCATTCGGAAAAAGCATATCCTCGCGCCCGCAAGATGGTTGAAAAGCTGAAGGAGAAAATTCCGCGTCAGCTGTTTGAAGTGCCGATTCAGGCCTGCGTGGGCGGGCGCATTATCGCCCGCGAGACCGTGAAGGCGCTTCGCAAAGACGTTCTCGCAAAGTGCTACGGCGGCGACATTTCGCGCAAGAAGAAACTCCTCGAAAAGCAGAAGGAAGGCAAGAAGCGCATGCGCCAGCTCGGCACGGTAGAGGTGCCGCAGGAGGCGTTTATGAGCGTGCTAAAGCTCGACGAATAA
- the spoIIP gene encoding stage II sporulation protein P, which yields MKEMGRKAPIFAAAALALLGSFCVAVRIPKGTGGKAAAVAAGFILPAGNTDEFFRQEEEDGTGIPEPPSSVPQSAPTSSVSQKVSSRVSPSSAPSASSESSSVVLNNKVLEVSAANGGTQVGNFWVKNATEKHKSVDFAKELTQATGIKIAKDSKAPQVLIYHTHTTESYDCTARTTDLTKTVCAVGDKIAEQLETAGIGVVHDKTVHDYPAYDGSYDRSLATMQKNLKQYPSIKVTLDIHRDAMHRDDGTMLKTTAVVGGKKAAQVMILSGCDDDGTLGFPNWEYNLRLALRIQNQLAKDAPGLARPLDFCARRYNENVTKGSLLIEIGTDANTLDEAKYSGTLVGQSLAKVLQGLT from the coding sequence ATGAAAGAGATGGGAAGAAAAGCGCCGATTTTTGCCGCTGCGGCGCTCGCACTGCTGGGAAGTTTCTGTGTGGCAGTGCGCATCCCCAAAGGAACGGGAGGAAAGGCGGCGGCGGTAGCGGCGGGCTTCATTCTTCCCGCGGGCAACACCGATGAATTCTTCCGTCAGGAGGAAGAAGACGGAACCGGAATTCCCGAACCACCTTCTTCCGTTCCGCAGAGTGCGCCGACCAGCTCCGTCTCTCAAAAGGTATCTTCGAGAGTGTCCCCATCCTCGGCACCTTCTGCTTCTTCCGAATCTTCATCTGTGGTTTTGAACAATAAAGTCCTGGAGGTAAGCGCAGCCAACGGCGGGACGCAGGTCGGCAACTTCTGGGTGAAAAATGCTACGGAAAAGCACAAGTCGGTTGATTTTGCGAAGGAGCTGACGCAGGCTACCGGCATTAAAATTGCGAAGGATTCCAAAGCTCCCCAGGTGCTCATCTATCACACGCATACTACGGAGTCGTATGACTGCACGGCACGTACCACGGACCTCACGAAAACGGTGTGTGCCGTGGGGGACAAAATTGCCGAACAGCTTGAAACGGCGGGCATCGGCGTTGTGCATGACAAGACGGTCCACGATTACCCTGCCTACGACGGTTCCTATGACCGCTCGCTCGCAACGATGCAGAAGAACCTGAAACAATACCCCAGCATCAAAGTGACGCTGGATATTCACCGTGACGCCATGCACCGCGACGACGGAACCATGCTGAAAACCACTGCGGTCGTGGGCGGCAAAAAGGCTGCGCAAGTGATGATTCTTTCCGGCTGCGACGACGACGGAACCCTCGGCTTCCCGAACTGGGAATATAACCTGCGCCTTGCCCTGCGCATTCAAAATCAGCTTGCCAAAGATGCGCCGGGCCTCGCGCGCCCGCTCGATTTCTGCGCGCGCCGTTATAACGAAAACGTCACGAAAGGCTCGCTGCTCATTGAAATCGGCACAGACGCGAATACCCTCGATGAAGCGAAATACAGCGGTACTTTGGTGGGCCAATCCCTTGCGAAGGTGCTGCAGGGATTAACATAA
- the gpr gene encoding GPR endopeptidase encodes MNFRTDLALEKNETSKRTVREKDGCKVTRIEEDGGVYITLEVGSISDHTDPDDTLLELFTEELASLVPKEGLVLAAGLGNRAVTPDALGPLAAERVLATRHIKGEIAKVTGLEGLRPVSVVSPGVLGCTGMEAFEVLRAIVNETQPAAVIAVDALAARNPARLGCTVQLSSVGISPGAGVGNSRPRIDASTLGVPVISIGIPTVVDASTFAQDLAGDGVPEEKAAPRGAQMMVTPREIDLIIDRGSRLLAMGINRALNPSLSVEEFAQLAG; translated from the coding sequence ATGAATTTTCGTACAGACTTGGCGCTTGAAAAAAATGAGACTTCAAAACGGACGGTGCGCGAAAAAGACGGCTGCAAGGTTACGCGCATCGAAGAGGATGGCGGGGTTTACATTACGCTGGAAGTCGGCTCGATTTCCGACCATACTGACCCCGATGACACCCTTCTGGAACTTTTCACGGAAGAGCTTGCCTCTTTGGTGCCGAAAGAAGGCCTGGTGCTTGCGGCGGGTCTCGGAAACCGCGCCGTGACGCCGGACGCGCTCGGCCCGCTTGCGGCGGAGCGTGTGCTTGCAACGCGGCACATCAAAGGGGAAATCGCGAAAGTAACGGGGCTTGAAGGCTTACGTCCGGTCTCGGTCGTCAGCCCGGGTGTGCTCGGATGCACGGGCATGGAGGCGTTCGAAGTATTGCGCGCCATTGTGAACGAGACACAGCCAGCCGCCGTGATTGCCGTAGATGCGCTTGCGGCGCGCAACCCCGCGCGGCTCGGATGCACGGTACAGCTCAGCTCGGTGGGCATTTCGCCGGGTGCTGGGGTTGGCAACAGCAGGCCGCGCATTGACGCGAGCACGCTCGGCGTGCCGGTTATCAGCATCGGAATCCCCACGGTGGTAGATGCCTCCACGTTTGCGCAGGACCTTGCCGGCGACGGAGTGCCGGAAGAAAAAGCGGCTCCGCGTGGGGCACAGATGATGGTTACGCCCCGCGAAATCGACCTCATCATTGACCGCGGCTCGCGCCTTCTTGCCATGGGTATCAACCGCGCCCTGAATCCTTCTCTGAGCGTGGAGGAATTTGCCCAGCTAGCCGGCTGA
- the rpsT gene encoding 30S ribosomal protein S20, with protein sequence MPNIKSAKKRVKITAVKTMRNKAATTELKTEIKKAVAAIEANDANKVQLVRAAVKKIDHAAARGIIHKNNAARKKSALVRKLNANA encoded by the coding sequence ATGCCCAACATCAAATCGGCGAAAAAGCGTGTGAAGATCACCGCGGTGAAAACGATGAGGAATAAGGCTGCGACTACGGAATTGAAGACAGAAATTAAGAAGGCCGTTGCCGCTATTGAAGCCAACGACGCCAACAAGGTGCAACTCGTGCGTGCAGCTGTGAAGAAGATTGACCATGCTGCTGCGCGTGGAATCATTCATAAGAACAACGCTGCCCGTAAAAAGTCCGCGCTGGTTCGCAAACTGAACGCAAATGCGTAA
- the spoVAE gene encoding stage V sporulation protein AE, with translation MEFVRAFVVGGAICVVAQLLLDFTKMTPARILVSFVTLGVLLGALGVYEPLVDYAGAGATVPLTGFGYLMAKGTLEAVREKGFLGVFSGGVTAGAAGIAAAVFFGYLAALFSKSGDKS, from the coding sequence ATGGAGTTTGTGCGGGCATTTGTAGTCGGCGGAGCCATCTGCGTTGTGGCACAGCTTCTGCTGGATTTTACCAAGATGACGCCGGCGCGGATTCTGGTTTCTTTCGTCACGCTCGGTGTCCTTCTGGGTGCGCTCGGCGTTTATGAACCTCTTGTGGATTACGCCGGTGCCGGCGCTACCGTTCCGTTGACCGGATTCGGCTATCTAATGGCGAAAGGCACGCTGGAAGCCGTGCGTGAAAAAGGCTTTTTGGGCGTTTTTTCCGGCGGCGTGACGGCGGGGGCGGCCGGAATCGCGGCGGCGGTGTTTTTCGGCTACCTAGCCGCTTTGTTTTCAAAATCGGGAGATAAGAGTTAA